From a region of the Acidimicrobiales bacterium genome:
- a CDS encoding polysaccharide deacetylase family protein: MPPRIPRRLFLAGAGAAVALAGCSQAVRRSAPPSTTPTTGAPAPPSTSPPGRPATYLANGSRTGTAVALTFHGSGDLGLTNALLDQARSLRAPVTVFAVGTWLAADPSIGHRILTDGNELANHTFTHPDLGSLGASAVASEISRCADVLTQVQGNNGRWFRPSGLDRPTALILQQSGLAGYPVSVGYDIDPLDYEDPGAAKVISRVEQGLQPGSIVSLHTGHAGTVQAFPAIVAAIRARNLRPVTVSQLLGPNPA; the protein is encoded by the coding sequence ATGCCCCCCCGAATCCCGCGAAGACTATTCCTTGCTGGTGCCGGCGCCGCGGTGGCGCTCGCCGGCTGCAGCCAAGCAGTGCGCCGATCGGCGCCGCCCAGCACGACCCCCACCACCGGCGCCCCGGCGCCGCCCTCCACCAGCCCGCCCGGTCGCCCGGCCACCTACCTCGCCAACGGGTCACGGACGGGCACGGCGGTGGCCCTCACGTTCCACGGGTCGGGTGACCTCGGCCTGACCAACGCACTCCTCGACCAGGCTAGATCCCTCCGGGCTCCCGTCACCGTCTTTGCCGTCGGCACCTGGCTGGCAGCGGATCCGTCGATCGGGCACCGCATCCTCACCGACGGAAACGAGCTCGCCAATCACACCTTCACCCACCCTGACCTGGGCAGTCTCGGGGCCAGCGCCGTGGCCAGCGAGATCTCGCGCTGCGCTGACGTCCTGACCCAGGTCCAGGGCAACAACGGCCGCTGGTTCCGCCCCTCTGGGCTCGACCGGCCGACGGCGCTGATCCTTCAGCAGTCGGGACTCGCCGGCTACCCGGTGTCCGTCGGCTACGACATCGACCCGCTCGACTACGAGGATCCCGGGGCAGCGAAGGTCATCTCCCGCGTCGAGCAGGGTCTCCAACCGGGATCGATCGTGAGCCTGCACACGGGTCACGCCGGGACCGTGCAGGCGTTCCCGGCCATCGTGGCCGCCATCAGGGCAAGGAACCTCCGGCCGGTGACGGTGAGTCAGCTCCTCGGGCCGAACCCGGCCTGA
- a CDS encoding beta-propeller fold lactonase family protein yields the protein MTRVDEQSRAGRRAGKARRRPPPAVLVRRWALVLVGIATIVVLFVFASDPGGRSSPSSVPSSGTGTTSTVGQGPSTTLAALPGMPPVLNPNDIYAADRPGALSPVVKNFPPLVYVPNSESDSVSVIDPTTYKVVNTFPVGGLPQHVVPSWDLRTLWVTNDQGNSLTPIDPATGKPGPPVPVADPYNMYFTPDGRYAIVVAEALNRLDFRDAHSMQLVHSLPVPCEGADHADFSADGTYMIVSCEFSGQMLKIDVAHQQLVGVLDIKGSEPQDVKTSPDGRVFYEADLKANGLYEIDGNSFKVIGFIPTGKGAHGLYVSRDSRYLYVSNRTEGSVSVVDLATRSVATTWRIPGGGSPDMGGVSSDGKVLWLTGRYNSEVYAIDTTTGQLLARIPVGHGPHGLSVYPQPGRYSLGHTGVFR from the coding sequence GTGACACGCGTTGATGAGCAATCCCGCGCCGGCAGGCGGGCCGGGAAGGCGCGTCGGCGGCCACCTCCCGCCGTGCTCGTCCGGCGGTGGGCGCTCGTGCTGGTCGGGATCGCCACCATCGTGGTGCTCTTCGTGTTCGCCAGCGATCCGGGCGGCCGCTCGTCTCCATCGTCGGTGCCGAGCTCGGGCACCGGCACCACCTCCACCGTCGGCCAGGGTCCCTCGACCACGCTCGCCGCCCTGCCGGGAATGCCCCCGGTCCTCAATCCCAACGACATCTACGCGGCCGACCGGCCGGGCGCCCTGAGCCCGGTGGTGAAGAACTTCCCGCCGCTCGTCTACGTCCCCAACTCCGAGTCCGACAGCGTCAGCGTGATCGATCCCACCACGTACAAGGTGGTGAACACCTTTCCGGTGGGCGGCCTCCCCCAGCACGTCGTGCCGTCCTGGGACCTGCGCACCCTGTGGGTGACCAACGACCAGGGCAACAGCCTCACCCCGATCGACCCGGCCACCGGCAAGCCTGGGCCGCCGGTTCCCGTCGCGGACCCGTACAACATGTACTTCACGCCCGACGGCCGCTACGCCATCGTGGTCGCCGAGGCGCTGAATCGACTGGACTTTCGCGACGCCCACTCCATGCAGCTGGTCCACTCGCTGCCGGTCCCCTGCGAGGGCGCCGACCACGCCGACTTCTCGGCCGACGGGACGTACATGATCGTGAGCTGCGAGTTCTCCGGCCAGATGCTCAAAATCGATGTGGCCCACCAGCAGCTCGTGGGCGTGCTCGACATCAAGGGCAGCGAGCCCCAGGACGTCAAGACCTCGCCTGACGGCAGGGTCTTCTACGAGGCCGATCTCAAGGCCAACGGCCTCTACGAGATCGACGGCAACTCGTTCAAGGTCATCGGGTTCATCCCCACGGGCAAGGGGGCCCACGGCCTGTATGTGAGCCGGGACTCGAGATACCTCTACGTCTCGAATCGGACCGAGGGATCGGTCTCGGTCGTCGACCTGGCCACCCGGTCGGTCGCCACCACATGGCGCATCCCCGGCGGGGGGAGCCCGGACATGGGAGGTGTGTCGAGCGACGGCAAGGTCCTGTGGCTGACGGGCCGCTACAACTCCGAGGTCTACGCCATCGACACGACCACTGGTCAGCTGCTGGCCCGCATACCCGTGGGCCACGGCCCCCACGGCCTGAGCGTCTACCCCCAGCCGGGGCGGTACTCGCTGGGGCACACGGGGGTCTTCCGGTAG
- a CDS encoding cytochrome c-type biogenesis protein CcmH, translating into MGAQGRRWLPWIMMALVLAVALVIGSSARSGSETVSQRVDRIAKDVRCPSCSGLSVAESDAPTAVAVRQLITDQVKAGRSDGSIETDLVHSYGSGILLRPPASGVAAVVWVLPAVAGAVGVIALLVVFRRRRLGGDRGSTPSAEDRALVEQALR; encoded by the coding sequence GTGGGCGCCCAGGGCCGGCGGTGGCTCCCGTGGATCATGATGGCCCTCGTCCTGGCCGTCGCCCTGGTCATCGGGTCCAGCGCCCGATCGGGCTCCGAGACCGTCAGCCAGCGGGTCGACCGCATCGCCAAGGACGTGCGCTGCCCCAGCTGCTCCGGCCTGTCGGTGGCCGAGTCGGACGCCCCTACGGCGGTGGCCGTCCGCCAGCTCATCACCGACCAGGTGAAGGCGGGGCGCAGCGACGGCAGCATCGAGACCGATCTGGTCCACAGCTACGGGTCGGGGATCCTGCTGCGACCGCCGGCGAGCGGGGTGGCGGCCGTGGTGTGGGTCCTGCCCGCCGTCGCCGGGGCTGTCGGTGTGATCGCCCTACTGGTGGTCTTCCGCCGCCGTCGACTGGGCGGCGACCGAGGGTCGACGCCGAGCGCCGAGGACCGGGCCCTCGTCGAGCAGGCGCTGCGCTGA
- a CDS encoding TlpA disulfide reductase family protein codes for MTPPVTSPDAPSPDAPSPDASPDHLPRRRRPRAVLAAALAVAVVVGVLVGVLATRPSASSTAAASPLLGKPAPDVGGPALTGGSVDLSAMRGRFVVVNFFASWCPPCQVEESELVQFAYQHRAVGDAQVLGVVFADRSTSAAHFLSSTGAAWPAVADPGGQVALAYGVRGPPETFVVAPDGLVVARLVGAVKATDLDQVLSRARAEGA; via the coding sequence GTGACACCGCCGGTGACGTCGCCCGATGCGCCGTCGCCCGATGCGCCGTCGCCCGATGCGTCGCCCGACCACCTCCCCCGTCGTCGCCGTCCTCGGGCGGTGCTGGCCGCCGCGCTCGCCGTGGCGGTGGTGGTCGGTGTGCTGGTTGGCGTGTTGGCGACCCGTCCATCCGCCAGCTCCACGGCGGCCGCCAGCCCGCTGCTGGGCAAGCCGGCGCCCGATGTCGGTGGTCCGGCGTTGACCGGAGGCTCGGTCGACCTGTCCGCCATGCGCGGTCGCTTCGTCGTGGTGAACTTCTTCGCCAGCTGGTGCCCGCCGTGCCAGGTCGAGGAGAGCGAGCTGGTGCAGTTCGCCTACCAGCATCGGGCCGTCGGTGACGCCCAGGTGCTTGGTGTCGTCTTCGCCGACCGCAGCACCAGCGCCGCGCACTTCCTCTCCAGCACCGGCGCCGCTTGGCCGGCGGTGGCGGACCCCGGCGGCCAGGTCGCGCTCGCCTACGGCGTGCGGGGCCCGCCCGAGACCTTCGTGGTGGCGCCCGACGGTCTGGTGGTGGCCCGGCTCGTCGGGGCCGTCAAGGCCACCGATCTCGACCAGGTGCTGTCGCGCGCCCGGGCCGAGGGGGCCTGA
- a CDS encoding heme lyase CcmF/NrfE family subunit translates to MNAAIGRDAVLLGFLAAVVGAVTLAVGLVRRRPGALRNGVVYAGLLLVAALVATGAMEHALISHDFSLTYVAQNNSRETPLLFTVTGMWSALEGSILLWALVLAGYIAAMAWRFRRRAEDPIVGWATLTCFVVAAFFFGLMLGPASPFHTASGAIPLDGVGPNPLLQDHPLVAFHPPLLYLGFVGFTIPFAFAVAALVTGRLDEGWLVETRRWTLFAWGFLTIGIVLGAWWSYQVLGWGGFWAWDPVENASFLPWLCGTAYLHSVMAQERRGLLRVWNLSLLMAAFSLTILGTFLTRSGVLESVHSFSQSTIGPIILGFFGLVVATALGLIAWRGDRLRAPGSIDAPVSREGAFLVNNLLFAGFALVVLLGTVFPLLSEAVQGQQISVGRPYFDTMSRPIGLALLFFMAVAPVLPWRKANGELLRSRLQWPAWAGTLVVVGCVVAGIRGFAVLLAFGLGAFAGTSALRQLLVSTRAARRRGVPLWSGLVGRTNGGMVVHLGVVLIAVALSASLSFGHRGQLRLAPGQSTQFAGHTLTYLGTRGVVHPNRRELEAAVRVDDGAVYRPAVSQFGSDAEGIGTPSVASSLTSDVYLTLDNPPDGATIGGGPAPSAVSGESGTNLGPAQAGTAVVGVVVQPMVAWLWIGGAVMGLGAVMAALPERRRRAAGGAEPEPAMVAPEASQPDPEPVVAGSGGGS, encoded by the coding sequence ATGAACGCCGCCATCGGGCGAGACGCCGTACTGCTCGGCTTTCTGGCCGCCGTGGTCGGGGCGGTGACGCTCGCCGTGGGGCTCGTTCGCCGGCGTCCCGGTGCCCTGCGCAACGGTGTCGTCTATGCCGGGCTGCTGCTGGTCGCCGCCCTGGTGGCGACCGGGGCCATGGAGCACGCACTGATCAGCCACGACTTCTCCCTGACCTATGTAGCCCAGAACAACAGCCGGGAGACGCCGCTGCTGTTCACCGTGACCGGCATGTGGTCGGCGCTGGAGGGATCGATCCTGCTGTGGGCGCTGGTCCTCGCGGGCTACATCGCGGCCATGGCGTGGCGCTTCCGGCGTCGGGCGGAGGACCCGATCGTGGGATGGGCCACGCTCACGTGCTTCGTCGTGGCTGCCTTCTTCTTCGGGCTGATGCTCGGACCGGCGAGCCCCTTCCACACCGCTTCCGGTGCGATACCGCTCGACGGCGTGGGTCCCAACCCGCTGCTCCAGGACCACCCGTTGGTCGCCTTTCACCCGCCGTTGCTGTACCTGGGCTTCGTGGGCTTCACCATCCCGTTCGCGTTCGCCGTGGCTGCCCTCGTCACCGGTCGTCTTGACGAGGGGTGGCTCGTCGAGACGCGGCGGTGGACGCTCTTCGCCTGGGGGTTCCTCACCATCGGCATCGTGCTGGGCGCATGGTGGTCCTACCAGGTCCTCGGGTGGGGAGGCTTCTGGGCGTGGGACCCGGTCGAGAACGCCTCGTTCCTCCCCTGGCTGTGTGGAACGGCATACCTCCATTCGGTCATGGCCCAGGAGCGGCGCGGGCTGCTCCGGGTGTGGAACCTGTCGTTGCTCATGGCCGCGTTCAGCCTCACCATCCTCGGCACCTTCCTCACCCGTTCGGGCGTCCTCGAGTCGGTGCACTCGTTCTCGCAGTCCACCATCGGCCCGATCATCCTGGGCTTCTTCGGCCTCGTCGTGGCGACGGCGCTCGGTCTCATCGCCTGGCGGGGGGACCGTCTGCGGGCGCCGGGAAGCATCGACGCGCCGGTGTCGCGCGAAGGCGCATTCCTCGTGAACAACCTGCTCTTCGCCGGCTTCGCCCTCGTGGTGCTGCTCGGGACGGTCTTCCCGCTCCTATCCGAAGCGGTGCAGGGCCAGCAGATCTCGGTCGGGAGGCCGTACTTCGACACCATGTCGAGGCCCATCGGGTTGGCGTTGCTGTTCTTCATGGCGGTGGCTCCGGTGCTGCCGTGGCGAAAGGCGAACGGCGAGCTGCTCCGCAGCCGCCTCCAGTGGCCAGCGTGGGCGGGCACGCTGGTGGTGGTCGGGTGTGTCGTCGCCGGGATACGGGGCTTCGCCGTGCTGCTGGCCTTCGGCCTGGGTGCGTTCGCCGGCACGTCGGCGCTTCGCCAGCTCCTGGTGTCGACGCGAGCAGCCCGTCGCCGGGGTGTGCCGCTGTGGAGCGGGCTGGTCGGTCGGACCAACGGAGGGATGGTCGTCCACCTCGGAGTCGTGCTGATCGCGGTGGCCCTGTCGGCCAGCCTCTCCTTCGGCCACCGCGGCCAGCTACGGCTGGCTCCCGGCCAGTCGACGCAGTTTGCCGGCCACACGCTCACCTATCTCGGCACCCGCGGCGTGGTACACCCGAACCGCCGCGAGCTGGAGGCGGCGGTGCGCGTCGACGACGGCGCCGTGTACCGCCCGGCGGTCAGCCAGTTCGGTTCGGACGCCGAGGGGATCGGCACGCCGTCGGTGGCCAGCAGCCTCACCAGCGACGTGTACCTCACCCTCGACAACCCCCCGGACGGCGCCACCATCGGGGGCGGGCCCGCACCGTCAGCGGTGAGCGGGGAGTCCGGCACCAACCTCGGGCCGGCGCAGGCCGGGACCGCGGTCGTGGGGGTCGTCGTCCAGCCGATGGTGGCCTGGCTCTGGATCGGCGGAGCCGTCATGGGCCTCGGAGCCGTCATGGCGGCGCTGCCCGAGCGTCGTCGCCGCGCCGCCGGGGGGGCTGAGCCGGAGCCGGCGATGGTCGCCCCCGAGGCGTCCCAACCCGACCCCGAGCCGGTCGTCGCCGGGTCAGGCGGTGGGTCGTGA
- a CDS encoding cytochrome c maturation protein CcmE, protein MALTRARPRIHSSRRLWLAGIVVLGAIGFLVYRGLGNSIVYFKTADEAVASRAQLGSRDFRIEGVVVPGSVRPTGNDVAFAIASKDVQVPVVNQGSAPQLFQPNVPVVLEGHFAGQQFVSDQIMVKHSAVYIAQHPGRVTAPDGSAR, encoded by the coding sequence GTGGCGCTGACGAGGGCGCGGCCCCGGATCCACAGCTCCCGGCGGCTGTGGTTGGCCGGGATCGTCGTGCTCGGTGCCATCGGCTTCCTGGTCTACCGGGGTCTCGGCAACTCCATCGTCTACTTCAAGACGGCGGACGAGGCGGTGGCGTCCCGCGCCCAGCTGGGCAGTCGCGACTTTCGGATCGAGGGTGTGGTCGTGCCCGGTTCCGTGCGACCCACAGGGAACGACGTCGCCTTCGCCATCGCCAGCAAGGACGTCCAGGTCCCGGTGGTCAACCAGGGGTCAGCGCCCCAGCTGTTCCAGCCGAATGTCCCCGTCGTCCTCGAGGGCCACTTCGCGGGCCAGCAGTTCGTCAGCGACCAGATCATGGTCAAGCACTCCGCCGTCTACATCGCGCAGCATCCCGGCCGGGTGACTGCGCCTGACGGCAGCGCTCGATGA